Proteins encoded by one window of Teretinema zuelzerae:
- a CDS encoding IS30 family transposase, whose product MDRNSTEKQKKYIHLSFAEREEISVGLSSGKSVLDIARKLNRDESTIYREINRNNAQINDVPYRANRAQIRADKRKKESHNRQRLSNPVIQKYVVKKLKEEWTPEIIAGKLPLDKPGFKTNHESIYLWIYKDRRDLIQCLPRAHRNRQKRSSIKNKRCIRVPDRTMIEHRDPQIQTRNEAGHWETDTAVSRQSKAAITATVERKSRYLIAKKIKGKTAIAMHDAVVNSLKKLPEKLRKTITYDNGTENANHKLTDKVLKTKAYFCNPYHSWEKGSIENRIGMIRRYFPKKKDWSLITQKQLDKVVKKINTRPMKCLGFKTPEEVFVALRH is encoded by the coding sequence ATGGATAGGAATAGCACAGAAAAGCAGAAAAAGTACATACATCTATCGTTTGCAGAACGGGAAGAAATATCCGTTGGATTAAGTTCGGGTAAAAGTGTTCTTGATATTGCCCGGAAATTAAACAGAGACGAAAGTACTATATACAGAGAAATAAATAGAAACAATGCGCAGATCAATGATGTTCCATACAGAGCAAATCGTGCTCAAATACGAGCAGATAAACGTAAAAAAGAAAGTCATAACAGACAGCGCTTGTCGAACCCGGTAATCCAAAAGTACGTTGTTAAAAAGCTCAAGGAAGAATGGACTCCAGAAATAATTGCAGGTAAACTACCACTTGATAAACCAGGGTTTAAGACAAACCATGAATCCATATATTTGTGGATATATAAGGATCGCCGAGACTTGATTCAATGTCTTCCGAGGGCACACAGAAACCGTCAAAAGCGTTCCAGTATAAAGAATAAGCGGTGTATACGAGTTCCAGATCGTACAATGATTGAGCATCGCGATCCACAAATACAAACGAGAAATGAGGCCGGGCACTGGGAAACGGATACTGCTGTTTCCCGGCAAAGCAAGGCAGCGATTACTGCAACCGTGGAACGAAAATCAAGATACCTAATTGCGAAAAAAATCAAAGGCAAAACTGCAATAGCCATGCATGATGCTGTAGTTAATAGTTTGAAAAAGCTTCCTGAGAAACTCCGGAAAACCATTACCTATGACAATGGTACGGAAAACGCAAACCATAAATTAACCGACAAGGTTTTAAAGACAAAAGCGTACTTCTGTAATCCATACCATAGTTGGGAAAAAGGAAGTATTGAAAATCGGATAGGTATGATACGCAGATACTTTCCTAAAAAAAAAGACTGGTCCTTGATTACTCAAAAACAACTTGATAAGGTGGTCAAGAAGATTAACACTCGACCAATGAAGTGTTTAGGATTCAAAACACCTGAAGAGGTTTTTGTCGCACTTCGTCATTGA
- a CDS encoding PAS domain S-box protein, whose product MDETIYKYALQTSPFGYTFNELVVNENNIPINYIIRDSNQAFATFLGTTREALLDKPITEFNSSVFNDSFNWLATFASVALTGERTEFDAFSSIMNRYFHFSVSCPKKGFFIVISIDITQQKEMTDALARKEEERRQYFDNTPDGLFITDENYKYIDVNEAGCRIVGYTQEELKNLHIPDLIPTEENSVHRDNFKRLLSQGKSSRVGKLKRKDGTLVTVLLDAVKMKNGRLLALCKDLSGQERLEAEKKQYYLAFQSSSQPILITNADGTISSVNDAFIDMYGYPRDEIIGQNPHFLNPGKEVYNNLGVSYFEYDFLFRDLWQAVKDPNVKTWKGEIINRKKNGSLLWISLLVNALYDENNELTSIVGMPIDMTVSHDTAMSNRIQLFQTIADLAELRDDETGNHMKRVGLFAKLIARSLGMNQKYCNDIEVFAPMHDIGKVGILDSILRAPRKLTPEEFAIMKTHTTLGHNIVKGKAEFEMAAAITLCHHERFDGTGYPNGLSGKHIPQSAQITAIADVYDALRSKRPYKDPWPHDKTVEHIRETAGSHFDPDIVEHFVELHNRFDVVFKELSD is encoded by the coding sequence ATGGATGAAACGATATATAAATATGCCCTACAAACTTCACCTTTTGGCTATACGTTTAACGAACTAGTAGTTAATGAGAACAATATTCCGATTAATTATATAATTAGAGACTCAAATCAAGCCTTCGCGACCTTCCTTGGAACAACAAGAGAGGCTTTATTAGATAAACCAATAACAGAGTTCAATTCTTCAGTATTTAATGATTCATTCAATTGGCTCGCAACATTCGCATCTGTTGCCCTCACAGGAGAACGAACAGAGTTTGATGCATTCTCATCCATCATGAATCGATATTTTCACTTTTCTGTAAGTTGCCCTAAAAAAGGCTTCTTTATCGTCATTTCAATTGATATAACCCAGCAAAAAGAAATGACAGATGCTCTTGCACGAAAGGAAGAAGAGCGGAGACAATATTTCGATAACACACCTGATGGGTTATTCATCACGGATGAAAACTACAAATATATCGATGTAAATGAAGCAGGCTGCAGAATAGTCGGCTATACACAAGAGGAATTGAAGAATCTCCATATTCCGGACTTGATTCCCACTGAGGAGAACTCTGTACACAGAGATAATTTTAAGCGCTTGCTCTCGCAGGGGAAATCCAGCAGAGTGGGAAAATTGAAACGAAAGGACGGTACTCTGGTTACCGTGCTGTTGGACGCCGTGAAAATGAAAAACGGCAGGCTGTTGGCCTTGTGCAAGGACTTGAGCGGTCAGGAACGACTGGAAGCCGAGAAGAAGCAGTATTATCTAGCCTTCCAAAGCAGCTCTCAGCCGATCTTGATTACAAATGCGGACGGAACCATCAGTTCTGTAAACGATGCGTTTATTGATATGTACGGATATCCCCGTGACGAGATCATCGGACAGAACCCTCATTTTCTCAATCCGGGAAAGGAAGTGTACAACAATCTCGGTGTAAGCTACTTCGAATATGATTTTCTTTTCCGCGATCTTTGGCAGGCGGTGAAAGACCCGAATGTAAAAACATGGAAGGGCGAGATTATTAACAGGAAGAAGAACGGTTCATTACTGTGGATCAGCCTGCTCGTTAATGCCCTATACGACGAAAATAACGAACTTACCAGCATTGTCGGGATGCCGATCGATATGACGGTTTCACATGATACTGCAATGAGTAACCGGATACAGCTTTTTCAGACAATCGCGGATCTTGCAGAGCTTCGCGACGATGAAACAGGGAACCACATGAAACGAGTTGGGCTTTTCGCAAAACTCATTGCACGCAGCCTCGGGATGAACCAGAAATATTGCAATGATATTGAGGTCTTCGCTCCCATGCACGACATTGGGAAGGTCGGAATTCTTGATTCAATTCTTAGAGCACCGAGAAAGCTTACCCCCGAGGAATTCGCAATAATGAAAACCCACACAACTCTCGGACACAACATCGTCAAAGGAAAAGCAGAATTCGAAATGGCCGCAGCTATAACGCTCTGTCATCATGAACGATTTGATGGAACAGGATATCCGAACGGACTATCAGGGAAACATATACCTCAGTCAGCTCAAATAACTGCTATAGCTGATGTCTACGATGCCCTAAGAAGCAAGAGGCCATATAAAGACCCATGGCCACACGACAAGACAGTAGAACACATACGAGAAACGGCAGGATCTCACTTTGACCCGGATATTGTGGAACACTTTGTAGAACTACATAATAGATTTGACGTTGTGTTCAAAGAACTTTCTGATTAG
- a CDS encoding CZB domain-containing protein, producing MIQHLLWVIRARGVIDKTMTIDPDKVIDHTTCHLGKWIASSAADSYRNSPSFISMISDHEQMHKLVKDLITQSHTEKRQISEAKFDELLAYSSRIISTLAKMT from the coding sequence ATGATTCAACATCTATTATGGGTCATTCGCGCTCGTGGGGTTATTGATAAAACAATGACGATTGATCCTGATAAAGTCATCGACCACACCACTTGTCATCTCGGTAAATGGATAGCTTCTTCTGCTGCAGATTCGTATCGTAATTCTCCTTCATTTATCTCAATGATTAGCGATCACGAACAGATGCATAAACTAGTTAAAGACCTCATAACCCAGTCTCATACAGAAAAGAGACAGATATCAGAGGCAAAGTTCGATGAACTACTCGCCTACTCTAGTAGAATTATTTCTACACTTGCCAAAATGACCTAG
- a CDS encoding DUF3795 domain-containing protein, translated as MPDKVDEIYFAPCGVNCFVCYVHLKKKKACNGCYESDLNKPERCKHCLIKQCVIDKKIKYCFECTEYPCKRINNLEKSYITRYGVSLLDNAKMVQSAGLTYFFSVEKDKWRCPRCGGVVTQHGKLCSECENKTES; from the coding sequence ATGCCAGATAAAGTCGACGAGATCTATTTTGCTCCTTGTGGTGTGAACTGCTTTGTTTGTTATGTTCATCTAAAAAAGAAGAAAGCATGTAATGGATGTTATGAATCGGATCTAAATAAACCGGAGAGGTGTAAGCACTGTCTGATAAAGCAATGTGTTATCGACAAGAAAATAAAATACTGTTTTGAGTGTACTGAGTATCCTTGCAAGCGAATTAATAACCTAGAAAAGAGTTATATAACAAGATACGGTGTAAGCTTACTGGATAATGCAAAAATGGTACAAAGTGCAGGACTAACATACTTCTTTTCTGTAGAAAAAGATAAATGGCGATGTCCAAGATGTGGCGGAGTGGTTACACAGCACGGGAAATTATGCTCTGAATGCGAGAACAAAACTGAATCGTAA
- a CDS encoding helix-turn-helix domain-containing protein, whose protein sequence is MGFKENLRSELDYQDMIVKELSEKTGINKRSLDNYLTGHNSIPSADIAVTIAKALGVSVEYLVTGQETHSNGATSPKERKLLSLFEILDERDQQTVLTMVESMAERYANDGRKEKSSVQAG, encoded by the coding sequence ATGGGTTTTAAAGAGAATTTACGGTCAGAACTTGATTATCAAGACATGATTGTAAAGGAACTATCTGAAAAAACAGGAATAAATAAACGTTCTCTCGATAACTATTTAACAGGGCACAACTCGATTCCTTCTGCAGATATTGCAGTGACAATAGCAAAGGCATTAGGAGTTTCTGTTGAATATCTTGTAACAGGACAGGAAACACATTCAAATGGAGCTACCTCACCAAAAGAGCGCAAACTTCTTAGCCTATTTGAGATCCTTGATGAACGAGATCAACAAACAGTCTTAACCATGGTCGAATCCATGGCGGAGAGGTATGCAAACGATGGAAGGAAGGAAAAATCCTCTGTACAAGCAGGTTAA
- a CDS encoding substrate-binding periplasmic protein — protein MIKKNCIVLVVLIFVQLLFSEQQTIHIATLEYPPFIYFENDQVKGPISEKVRDLFQELGINVIIKIYPIARGLFMVTKGDADAYFSLKKTPEREKQLLFTNEPLIQQPFVFFTTKESGIVWTGSIEDIKKYTIGVVSKTSYGAVFDNYVRNGIITNLDEAQTFEQNIRKLIAGRVDLVINSYDVGLTLLDKLQVENLIALLPPVEVVYSYLAFTKAKDYSELVEKYDILLKQKNKLKKQILSN, from the coding sequence ATGATCAAAAAAAATTGTATAGTCTTGGTTGTTCTCATCTTTGTTCAGTTATTATTTTCTGAACAACAAACAATACATATTGCCACCTTGGAGTACCCTCCTTTCATATATTTTGAGAATGATCAGGTAAAAGGTCCTATCAGCGAGAAAGTAAGAGATTTGTTTCAGGAACTAGGTATTAATGTCATCATAAAGATCTATCCAATAGCTCGTGGCCTTTTTATGGTGACAAAAGGGGATGCTGATGCCTATTTCTCACTCAAAAAAACACCAGAGAGAGAAAAACAGCTTCTCTTTACCAATGAACCATTAATTCAACAACCCTTTGTCTTTTTTACCACAAAAGAATCAGGAATTGTCTGGACCGGTAGTATCGAGGATATTAAGAAATATACAATTGGAGTAGTTAGTAAAACATCATACGGAGCAGTGTTTGATAACTACGTTAGAAACGGAATTATTACTAACCTAGATGAAGCACAAACATTTGAACAGAATATCAGAAAACTAATAGCTGGGAGAGTCGACTTAGTAATCAACAGTTATGATGTCGGACTGACCTTACTGGATAAGCTTCAGGTAGAAAATCTTATTGCGCTTTTACCACCAGTTGAAGTTGTTTACAGCTATTTAGCCTTTACAAAAGCAAAAGATTATTCAGAATTAGTAGAAAAATATGATATTCTACTAAAACAGAAGAATAAATTGAAGAAACAAATCCTATCAAATTAA
- a CDS encoding IS256 family transposase: protein MAYESEYTLLEQVIQMLAANGDNKFSRVIEVVVNEAMKIERAKALNAEPYERTEERTGHANGFKDKTLNLATGKVLLKVPQVRGMEFYPSCIEKGMRSERALKLAIAEMYVKGVSTRRVSDIVEILCGTEVSSSQVSRLAKELDEEITSWKAQPVGQIQYLVLDATYESVRVGSQVVKQALLVAIGVDYSGNRHILDAEVANSEAEVNWRSFLEDLVRRGMHGLRMITSDDHSGLRAAIDAVFPGILWQRCQFHLQQNAHSYVTKKDDIPLVAADIRKVFNAPDRENAERYLQQLVEKYQKTHPRLAAWADVNIREGLSVFNIPENHRRKMRTSNLAERQMKEINRRTKVVGVFPNAESLLRLAASMLIEQNDQWQNDKRYLPESTDRPALNEIYRKKVA from the coding sequence ATGGCCTACGAATCAGAATATACACTTTTGGAGCAAGTGATCCAGATGCTGGCAGCGAATGGGGACAATAAATTTTCTCGTGTTATCGAAGTGGTCGTCAATGAGGCCATGAAGATCGAGCGAGCAAAGGCTCTCAACGCCGAACCATATGAACGCACGGAAGAGCGTACTGGGCATGCCAATGGATTTAAAGACAAGACGCTCAATCTTGCGACCGGGAAAGTCCTCTTGAAAGTACCACAAGTTCGCGGGATGGAGTTTTACCCCAGCTGCATCGAGAAAGGCATGCGCAGTGAGCGTGCTCTCAAGCTCGCCATCGCCGAAATGTATGTCAAAGGAGTAAGTACCCGCAGGGTCTCGGATATCGTCGAAATTCTTTGTGGCACCGAAGTCAGCTCGTCCCAGGTCAGCAGGCTGGCAAAGGAGCTCGATGAAGAGATTACGTCTTGGAAGGCGCAGCCTGTCGGACAGATTCAATACTTGGTACTTGATGCGACCTATGAATCGGTGCGCGTCGGTTCCCAGGTGGTCAAGCAGGCTCTTCTAGTGGCTATTGGCGTTGATTACAGCGGGAATCGGCATATTCTTGACGCCGAAGTCGCGAACAGTGAGGCAGAGGTAAACTGGCGTTCCTTTCTCGAGGATCTCGTACGACGAGGGATGCACGGCCTTCGAATGATCACCAGTGATGACCACTCAGGACTTCGCGCTGCAATCGATGCTGTCTTCCCTGGAATTCTGTGGCAACGCTGCCAGTTTCATCTGCAGCAGAATGCCCACTCCTACGTCACGAAAAAAGATGACATCCCGCTGGTAGCCGCCGATATTCGGAAGGTGTTCAATGCGCCTGACCGCGAGAATGCAGAACGATATTTGCAACAGCTCGTTGAAAAATATCAAAAAACCCATCCGCGTTTAGCGGCTTGGGCCGATGTAAATATACGGGAAGGATTGAGTGTATTCAACATCCCTGAAAATCACAGGAGGAAGATGCGAACATCGAATCTGGCAGAACGCCAGATGAAGGAGATTAACAGGCGAACGAAAGTAGTGGGTGTTTTCCCGAACGCCGAGAGTTTACTTCGCCTTGCGGCTTCTATGCTGATCGAACAAAACGACCAGTGGCAGAATGACAAACGGTACTTGCCTGAGTCAACCGACCGACCTGCTTTGAACGAAATTTACAGAAAAAAGGTTGCATAA
- a CDS encoding YybH family protein has protein sequence MRLPQDFTSLYKTAVENKDKQLMCSLYHKNIVFYDVWNDFSLNGIANITSMINSWFDSISSENVLVDFENSETIFDGSAGFSTCSFKFSAQSDQGVEIRHIKERMTVCFIKENEEWFVTNQHTSVPIHMDTGLGIF, from the coding sequence ATGAGACTTCCTCAAGACTTTACGTCACTATACAAAACCGCTGTAGAAAATAAAGACAAACAGCTCATGTGCTCTTTATATCATAAGAACATCGTTTTTTATGATGTTTGGAATGACTTTTCACTTAATGGAATAGCAAACATCACCTCTATGATAAACAGCTGGTTTGATTCAATCAGTTCAGAAAATGTACTAGTTGATTTTGAGAATTCAGAGACCATTTTTGATGGTTCTGCAGGTTTCTCTACTTGTTCTTTCAAGTTCTCAGCTCAATCAGACCAAGGGGTTGAAATAAGACATATAAAGGAGAGAATGACGGTCTGTTTCATTAAAGAAAATGAAGAGTGGTTTGTGACTAATCAACACACTTCTGTACCTATACACATGGACACTGGTTTAGGCATCTTTTAA
- a CDS encoding dihydrofolate reductase family protein, which produces MLTQYYTASTLDGFIATTDHSLDWLFPLADISTTSYPSFYNEVGAIVMGASTYEWILQKGMMIGTPDETEWPYNMPCWVLSHQQHVIPQGADIRITQGDVRNAYNEAFKISGDRNLWIVGGGDIAGQFFDAGLLDELIIQIGSVTLGNGIKVFPREILFPRLKLISCEKFSESMVELRYKVSNFE; this is translated from the coding sequence TTGTTAACACAATATTATACAGCATCAACGCTTGATGGTTTTATTGCAACTACCGACCATTCATTAGACTGGTTATTTCCGCTTGCAGATATATCTACCACTAGCTACCCTTCCTTTTACAATGAAGTTGGAGCGATAGTTATGGGGGCATCCACCTATGAATGGATCTTGCAGAAAGGTATGATGATCGGTACGCCTGATGAAACAGAATGGCCGTACAATATGCCATGTTGGGTTCTTTCCCATCAACAACATGTTATACCACAGGGAGCAGATATCAGAATAACACAAGGCGATGTTCGAAATGCTTATAATGAAGCATTCAAGATCTCCGGAGACAGAAATTTATGGATAGTTGGAGGAGGAGATATCGCTGGACAGTTTTTTGATGCTGGATTACTTGATGAACTCATTATTCAAATTGGCTCTGTTACCCTAGGAAACGGAATTAAAGTCTTTCCCCGAGAGATCCTGTTTCCCAGGCTAAAACTTATTTCATGCGAGAAATTTAGTGAATCTATGGTTGAACTACGCTATAAAGTGTCAAATTTTGAATAA
- a CDS encoding methyl-accepting chemotaxis protein, which produces MITKQRLSHVLFVTEQILGKLAIVSIILIPQGRFLLIPSLLGILILDGSILIVVYSKYRKQLQTFKGIVTKQLNQGDTSVGHTWENAVNFLNNHISSCQQSRSSTTKLISESRVHALQFSMKLKDSIYTATKINGSVFKIRDTIAQLEEEILASMNAIERITHTITSFSEQIDTQSKSVMQTSSAVEQMDASIKNVRTITGKKRDSVETLRKRTLDGQEQMEKMAEVVVDIHSSIDTVSQVMEVINNIATQTSLLSMNAAIEAAHAGDAGKGFAVVAEEIRSLSESTTENAQVIASSLETMVEHIKEIQGQSNTNISIYGTIVQESQSLSRAFAEIHAATEELEIGSTEIVNSSLTLKDITKSIEKGSSEILNSAGNIRSSIQHIIETSTESNTETSLIAEVAQQLNIVFLEISELFLSYENVISPTFNDEVRQKPLQVF; this is translated from the coding sequence TTGATCACAAAACAGAGACTGTCGCATGTACTTTTTGTAACTGAACAGATCTTAGGCAAACTGGCAATAGTTTCAATTATACTAATTCCACAGGGACGATTTCTTCTTATTCCTTCATTGCTTGGCATACTCATTCTAGATGGTTCCATCCTGATCGTAGTCTATTCAAAATACAGAAAGCAGTTACAGACTTTTAAGGGCATTGTTACTAAACAATTGAATCAAGGCGATACCTCTGTTGGACACACATGGGAGAATGCGGTAAATTTTCTAAATAATCACATATCTTCCTGTCAACAATCCCGAAGTAGCACTACAAAGCTAATATCAGAAAGCCGGGTTCATGCACTGCAATTCTCCATGAAACTTAAAGACTCCATTTACACTGCGACAAAAATTAATGGAAGCGTCTTTAAAATACGCGATACAATTGCACAATTAGAAGAAGAAATTCTTGCAAGCATGAACGCAATTGAGCGAATAACACATACAATCACCTCTTTCTCTGAACAAATTGATACTCAATCAAAATCCGTTATGCAAACATCCAGCGCGGTGGAACAGATGGATGCTTCAATAAAGAACGTTCGTACCATAACAGGAAAGAAACGTGATTCCGTCGAAACACTAAGGAAAAGAACACTCGATGGACAGGAACAAATGGAGAAGATGGCTGAAGTCGTCGTCGATATTCATTCAAGTATCGATACAGTCAGCCAAGTTATGGAAGTCATTAACAATATTGCAACACAAACAAGCTTATTATCCATGAACGCGGCAATTGAAGCAGCTCATGCAGGAGATGCGGGGAAAGGATTTGCAGTAGTAGCCGAAGAAATCAGATCCCTTTCAGAGTCTACGACAGAAAATGCCCAAGTAATTGCCTCTTCTCTGGAAACAATGGTCGAACATATCAAAGAAATTCAGGGGCAAAGCAATACAAATATCTCAATATACGGTACTATCGTACAGGAATCACAAAGTCTTTCAAGAGCATTCGCAGAAATTCATGCTGCAACGGAAGAATTGGAAATCGGTAGCACAGAGATTGTCAATTCATCCTTGACTCTTAAGGACATTACCAAGTCTATCGAAAAGGGATCATCAGAAATCCTGAACAGCGCAGGTAATATCCGCAGTTCAATTCAGCACATCATTGAGACAAGCACTGAAAGTAATACTGAAACATCCCTAATTGCTGAGGTTGCCCAACAGCTCAACATTGTTTTCCTGGAAATATCTGAATTATTCCTTAGCTATGAAAATGTTATCTCGCCCACGTTCAATGACGAAGTGCGACAAAAACCTCTTCAGGTGTTTTGA
- a CDS encoding SRPBCC domain-containing protein, with amino-acid sequence MHKKVIVEITTYKSIYDAWNVFINPDYITQWNYASDSWCCPTAINDFVIHGTFSYLMQSKDKKHGFTFSGKYISIIEQREIVYELDDGRIVQVDFIQEGDKVIVRETFDAEKSNPIEIQRTGWQSILNRYKMVLERM; translated from the coding sequence GTGCATAAGAAAGTAATAGTTGAAATAACAACGTATAAATCAATTTATGATGCATGGAATGTGTTCATTAATCCAGATTACATTACTCAATGGAATTATGCCTCGGATAGTTGGTGCTGTCCAACTGCGATAAATGATTTTGTTATACATGGTACGTTCAGTTACCTAATGCAATCAAAAGACAAAAAACATGGTTTTACCTTTTCTGGAAAGTATATTTCCATAATCGAACAAAGGGAAATTGTTTATGAATTAGACGATGGAAGAATAGTACAAGTTGATTTTATACAAGAAGGCGATAAAGTTATTGTTCGCGAAACCTTCGATGCTGAAAAAAGCAACCCAATAGAAATTCAACGAACAGGTTGGCAATCTATACTGAACCGTTACAAAATGGTTCTCGAAAGGATGTAA
- a CDS encoding helix-turn-helix domain-containing protein, which translates to MNFNERLRAEIEYSGLLHKEIADKAGIKKRAFDMYVGSRLSMPPADIAVKIAEVLGVSVEYLVTGNKAPKEVTLPPETNKVIALLSSLDSKEKEAFITLLEALANKR; encoded by the coding sequence GTGAACTTTAATGAACGTTTACGCGCCGAAATTGAATATTCCGGACTTCTCCACAAGGAAATTGCAGATAAAGCAGGAATAAAAAAACGCGCTTTTGATATGTATGTCGGATCAAGATTATCAATGCCACCTGCCGACATAGCCGTTAAAATTGCCGAAGTACTCGGTGTCTCTGTTGAATATCTCGTTACCGGTAATAAAGCTCCTAAAGAAGTCACTCTTCCACCAGAAACTAATAAAGTAATTGCCCTCCTTTCATCATTAGACAGTAAGGAAAAAGAAGCTTTTATTACCCTTCTTGAAGCTCTGGCCAATAAGCGGTAA